The proteins below are encoded in one region of Segatella copri:
- a CDS encoding BamA/TamA family outer membrane protein — MMLALGSYASELSVTDSISSAEKVDTMALRAGKSWVNRILDYFNDSNKNKKHKRFDFSVIGGPHYASDTKFGLGLVAAGLYRTDPNDSILPPSNVSLYGDVSSVGFYMLGVRGNHIAPKGRYRIDYHLYFYSFPADFWGIGYEMGDNDANKSDMKRWQAQAEVSFLFRVADNFYIGPMASYDYVIGKHIERPELLQGMDQHTWNVGAGVSLVYDNRDNLTNPHRGIYLNINQMFRPGFMGNDYAFSTTAFRFDAYQRLGKGTVLAEDIGANLNFGNPSWGMMAELGGTHSMRGYYEGRYRDKHSLEATVELRQHVWKRNGIVVWVGAGTIFPKFSALRSKQILPNAGVGYRWEFKKNVNVRLDYGFGKSGQSGFLFNINEAF, encoded by the coding sequence CATTGGGCAGCTATGCCTCTGAGCTTTCTGTAACCGATAGTATCTCATCTGCAGAGAAGGTGGATACGATGGCTTTACGTGCCGGGAAATCATGGGTGAACCGGATTCTTGACTACTTTAATGATTCCAACAAAAACAAGAAGCATAAGCGTTTCGATTTTAGTGTGATAGGTGGTCCTCATTATGCCTCTGATACCAAGTTTGGATTGGGATTGGTGGCAGCAGGACTATACCGTACTGATCCGAACGACAGTATTCTTCCTCCTTCTAATGTCTCGCTTTATGGTGATGTCAGTTCTGTAGGTTTCTATATGTTGGGTGTCCGTGGTAACCATATTGCTCCTAAAGGAAGATATCGCATCGATTATCACCTTTATTTCTATTCTTTTCCCGCTGATTTTTGGGGAATAGGCTATGAGATGGGCGATAACGATGCCAATAAGAGTGACATGAAGCGTTGGCAGGCTCAGGCTGAAGTTAGCTTCCTGTTTCGTGTAGCAGATAATTTCTATATCGGACCGATGGCGAGTTATGACTATGTAATAGGTAAACATATTGAGCGTCCGGAATTACTGCAAGGCATGGATCAGCATACTTGGAATGTAGGAGCTGGCGTTTCTCTGGTATATGATAACAGAGATAATCTTACGAATCCACATCGTGGTATCTATCTGAATATCAATCAGATGTTCAGACCTGGATTTATGGGAAATGATTATGCTTTCAGTACGACGGCATTTCGTTTTGATGCCTATCAGCGACTGGGTAAGGGAACGGTTCTTGCCGAGGACATTGGGGCTAACCTCAACTTTGGCAATCCTTCGTGGGGAATGATGGCTGAATTGGGTGGTACTCATTCCATGCGTGGCTATTATGAAGGCCGTTATCGCGATAAGCATTCTCTGGAAGCTACGGTTGAGTTGCGCCAACATGTATGGAAGCGTAATGGAATCGTAGTGTGGGTTGGAGCAGGAACCATCTTCCCGAAATTCTCGGCATTGCGCTCTAAACAGATTTTGCCGAATGCCGGTGTAGGTTATCGCTGGGAATTTAAGAAGAATGTGAATGTACGTCTGGATTATGGATTCGGTAAGTCGGGGCAGTCTGGTTTTCTCTTCAATATCAATGAAGCGTTTTAG
- a CDS encoding phosphoethanolamine transferase, with the protein MNSFTDIYNKVSSGAFLYGYAVGALLLPNIALCYTECLAPWACGANVLLPLALYMWFFSLTRCPGKMIWWAFLFVFFAAFQLVLLYLFGTGVIAVDMFLNLVTTNPGEVKELLDNLLPAVVGVFVVYLPLLVLAIVNISKKGMIVVQLQHRVRRWALEIAAVGLFCLLACYVAVDDYRLRNQLYPVNVCYNLYLAFERDAASENYREASRNFRFDARSEHDAEAPEVYVMVVGETARAHNFSLYGYPRDTNPLLSKTPGIIAFPDATTQSNTTHKSVPMLLSAASAEDFERLFHEKGILAAFREAGFHTVFISNQLPNHSFIDFLGEQADEHYFLKEGASAKDNHYDSDLLQKLDGILPAADASSSKQYRYRKLFVVLHTYGSHFNYQERYPRNFAFFKPDCKSEAKPENRRDLLNAYDNTIRYTDYILHGIVERLQKWEKTQAKTDGVYSQPTSAMLYTSDHGENIFDDDRRLFLHAAPKASDYELHVPFIIWTSSGYGKQYPGILKTLSGHRTQQVQTSLSAFHTMLGIGGILTRYRQDKYSVASEKYHPVKLFYLDDHDKAIPQETAKY; encoded by the coding sequence ATGAACAGTTTTACGGATATATATAATAAGGTGTCATCGGGAGCATTCCTTTACGGGTATGCTGTGGGAGCATTGTTGTTGCCTAATATAGCTCTGTGCTATACTGAATGTCTGGCACCTTGGGCTTGTGGTGCCAATGTGTTGCTGCCTTTGGCACTCTACATGTGGTTCTTTTCGTTAACCAGATGTCCGGGTAAGATGATCTGGTGGGCTTTTCTTTTTGTTTTTTTCGCTGCCTTCCAACTGGTATTGCTTTATCTCTTCGGGACGGGAGTGATAGCGGTAGATATGTTTCTGAATCTTGTAACTACCAATCCTGGCGAGGTGAAGGAACTGCTTGATAATCTGTTGCCTGCCGTGGTGGGTGTTTTTGTGGTTTATCTTCCTTTGCTGGTTCTGGCCATTGTCAATATCAGCAAGAAAGGGATGATAGTGGTTCAACTCCAGCATCGAGTGCGTCGTTGGGCTTTGGAGATAGCTGCTGTCGGTTTATTCTGTCTGCTGGCTTGCTATGTGGCTGTAGATGATTATCGCTTACGCAACCAGCTTTATCCTGTTAACGTTTGCTATAATCTCTATCTTGCTTTCGAGCGTGATGCGGCTTCAGAGAATTACAGGGAGGCAAGCCGAAATTTCAGGTTTGATGCCAGGAGCGAGCACGATGCTGAGGCTCCCGAGGTGTATGTGATGGTGGTGGGAGAGACGGCGAGAGCCCACAATTTCAGTCTCTATGGCTATCCGCGCGATACCAATCCTTTGCTTTCCAAGACTCCTGGAATCATAGCTTTTCCCGATGCTACAACCCAGAGTAATACTACGCATAAAAGTGTTCCTATGCTCCTGTCGGCTGCATCAGCAGAGGATTTCGAACGTCTCTTTCATGAGAAAGGTATCCTGGCAGCTTTCAGGGAGGCGGGATTTCATACCGTATTTATCAGCAATCAGCTACCTAATCATTCTTTTATTGATTTCCTTGGCGAACAGGCTGATGAACATTACTTCCTGAAGGAAGGTGCTTCTGCAAAAGATAATCATTATGATAGTGATTTGTTGCAGAAGTTGGATGGGATATTGCCTGCGGCAGATGCTTCTTCATCCAAGCAATACCGTTATCGGAAACTCTTCGTGGTACTTCATACTTATGGTTCTCACTTTAATTACCAGGAGCGCTATCCCCGTAATTTCGCTTTCTTTAAACCTGACTGTAAGAGCGAAGCGAAGCCAGAGAACCGGCGTGACCTGCTGAATGCATACGATAATACCATCCGGTATACCGATTATATCCTGCATGGTATCGTAGAACGTCTGCAGAAATGGGAGAAGACTCAGGCAAAGACGGATGGGGTATATAGCCAACCTACATCGGCGATGCTCTATACCAGCGACCATGGAGAGAATATCTTTGATGATGACCGTCGCCTCTTTCTGCACGCCGCCCCGAAGGCATCTGATTATGAGCTGCATGTTCCTTTCATCATCTGGACATCATCTGGTTATGGAAAACAATATCCGGGAATACTGAAAACTTTGTCTGGTCATCGTACCCAACAGGTACAGACGAGTCTTTCGGCTTTTCATACGATGTTGGGGATAGGAGGCATCCTGACCCGTTATCGCCAGGATAAATATTCTGTGGCAAGTGAGAAGTATCATCCTGTGAAGTTGTTTTATCTGGATGATCATGATAAAGCGATTCCACAGGAAACTGCCAAATATTAG
- a CDS encoding carbon-nitrogen hydrolase family protein, with translation MEPTRKIEKVGMRNLRMEDYDQLAKSFRRIYADSDVFWTKEQIKKLITIFPEGQVVIIVDDKIVGCALSIIVNYNMVKGDHTYAQVTGNETFNTHDPNGNILYGIEVFIHPDYRGLRLARRMYEYRKELCEKLNLKAIMFGGRIPNYHKYADKMRPKEYIEHVRNREIYDPVLTFQLSNDFHVRRVIRNYLPSDEESEHCATLLQWDNIYYQPPTDSYVDRKPTVRIGLVQWQMRPYASVDDLFEQVEFFVDSVSDYKSDFILFPEYFNAPLMARFNDLGEAQSIRKMAQYTEEIRDRFRELAISYNINIITGSMPYLKDDSLYNVGFLCRRDGSVDMYEKIHVTPDEQKCWGLSGGSHIQTFDTDCGKIGIVICYDVEFPELSRLMAEDGMQILFVPFMTDTQNAYSRVRVCAQARAIENECYVAIAGSVGNLPRVHNMDIQYAQSAVFTPCDFAFPNDGKRSEATPNTEMILVSDVDLNLLNELHTYGAVRNLRDRRKDLYELKQKK, from the coding sequence ATGGAACCAACTCGAAAAATCGAAAAGGTAGGCATGCGCAACCTCCGTATGGAGGATTATGATCAGCTTGCCAAGTCATTTAGGCGTATTTACGCAGACTCAGATGTATTTTGGACAAAAGAACAGATTAAGAAACTCATTACTATCTTCCCTGAGGGTCAGGTGGTTATTATCGTTGATGATAAGATTGTGGGCTGTGCGCTCTCTATCATCGTCAATTATAATATGGTGAAGGGCGATCATACCTATGCTCAGGTTACGGGTAATGAAACCTTCAATACCCACGATCCTAATGGAAACATTCTTTACGGCATCGAGGTATTTATCCACCCTGATTATCGTGGTTTGCGCCTGGCTCGCCGTATGTATGAGTATCGTAAGGAACTCTGCGAGAAGCTCAACTTGAAGGCTATCATGTTTGGCGGTCGTATACCAAACTATCACAAGTATGCCGATAAGATGCGCCCTAAGGAGTATATCGAGCATGTAAGAAACCGTGAAATCTATGACCCGGTTCTTACCTTCCAGCTTTCCAATGATTTCCACGTGCGCCGCGTAATCCGCAACTATCTTCCTAGTGATGAGGAGAGCGAACACTGCGCCACCCTCTTGCAGTGGGATAACATCTATTATCAGCCACCTACGGATTCTTATGTAGACCGCAAGCCAACCGTAAGAATCGGATTGGTACAGTGGCAGATGCGCCCATACGCTTCGGTGGATGACCTCTTCGAACAGGTTGAGTTCTTCGTTGATTCTGTGAGCGATTACAAGAGCGATTTCATTCTCTTTCCAGAGTATTTCAATGCGCCTTTGATGGCTCGTTTCAATGATTTGGGTGAGGCGCAGAGCATCCGAAAGATGGCGCAGTATACCGAAGAAATCCGTGACCGTTTCCGCGAGTTGGCCATCAGTTACAACATCAATATCATCACGGGTAGTATGCCTTATCTTAAGGACGATTCCCTCTATAATGTGGGCTTCCTCTGCCGCAGAGATGGTAGCGTAGACATGTACGAGAAGATTCATGTTACACCAGATGAGCAGAAGTGCTGGGGATTGAGTGGTGGTAGCCATATCCAGACCTTTGATACCGATTGCGGTAAGATTGGTATCGTCATCTGCTATGATGTGGAGTTCCCTGAGTTGTCAAGATTAATGGCTGAGGATGGCATGCAGATTCTCTTCGTGCCATTCATGACCGATACCCAGAATGCTTACTCCCGAGTAAGAGTCTGTGCACAGGCGCGTGCCATCGAGAACGAGTGCTATGTAGCCATTGCGGGTAGTGTGGGCAACCTGCCACGTGTTCACAACATGGATATCCAGTATGCCCAGAGCGCCGTGTTCACCCCTTGCGACTTTGCTTTCCCTAACGATGGCAAGCGTTCAGAGGCAACACCTAATACCGAGATGATTCTCGTATCAGATGTTGACCTGAATCTCTTGAATGAACTTCATACCTACGGTGCTGTAAGAAATCTTCGCGACCGCCGCAAGGATCTCTACGAATTGAAACAGAAAAAGTAG